In Salmo salar chromosome ssa24, Ssal_v3.1, whole genome shotgun sequence, the following proteins share a genomic window:
- the LOC106585627 gene encoding uncharacterized protein: MRLVSAQFGLLVVWIIGSWGWLSNKCVLYDKKSNYWLSIHSSSCPHNNLTAVCWDLSNLKLNLSIVPSNYKALCLEIRSGSVMQSGALSRFSVLETIHIRGCLSTILPGTFKGLSHVNKLYLLCMGQCYNSSLPPNTFSDLTNLEELFIENYRLSVMAPDALGGLPLLKKLTVDSCTEELSDLLCRIVNMSQSLTALDFTSDGIDILRHPNCSDTRGAILELPYFYRLQEVFLNFPNAHRLEK; the protein is encoded by the coding sequence ATGAGGCTGGTCTCTGCTCAGTTTGGACTATTGGTGGTTTGGATCATCGGCTCCTGGGGTTGGTTAAGTAATAAATGCGTCCTCTATGACAAGAAATCTAATTACTGGCTATCCATTCACTCCAGTTCCTGCCCTCACAACAACCTAACTGCCGTTTGCTGGGATTTATCCAATCTCAAACTCAACCTTTCCATTGTTCCGTCAAACTACAAGGCTCTCTGTCTCGAGATCAGGAGTGGGTCTGTGATGCAGTCTGGCGCTCTCTCTCGATTCTCCGTCCTTGAGACCATTCACATTCGCGGATGTCTGTCCACGATTCTCCCTGGAACCTTCAAGGGGCTGTCCCATGTGAATAAACTCTATCTGTTGTGTATGGGACAGTGTTACAATTCCTCACTTCCACCTAACACATTCAGTGACCTGACTAATCTTGAGGAATTGTTCATTGAGAACTACAGGCTTTCTGTGATGGCACCGGATGCATTAGGAGGGTTACCTCTTCTGAAGAAACTCACAGTCGATAGTTGTACAGAGGAACTCTCTGATTTGCTATGTAGGATAGTCAATATGTCACAGTCATTGACAGCCCTGGACTTTACTTCAGATGGGATAGACATTTTAAGGCACCCAAACTGCTCTGACACCAGAGGAGCTATTCTTGAGCTTCCTTATTTCTACCGTCTTCAAGAGGTGTTTCTTAACTTCCCTAATGCCCACCGTTTAGAAAAATGA